Below is a window of Parafrankia irregularis DNA.
CGACGTCTCGTTGGCGCAGCGAGATGACCGGCCAGCCCGTGCCCCGGTCACGAAGGCTGCGTGGCCGTGCCCGGGGTCAGCGCAGCATCACGTCCAGCGGCGGACGGCGATGGCGATGGTGCGGAGGCGATGCGGCTCAGAAGCCGGCCGGCGACCCCCAGCAGGTCGGCCTCCGCCTCGGTGAGACCGGCCACGGTGGCCGCGAGCCAGGCGTCGCGCTCGGCCATGTCCCGCTCCATCTCCTCCCGCCCGGCGGGAGTGATCTCCAGCACCGACTCCCGCCTGTCCTGCTCCGAGCGGCGCCGGGTCAGCAGCCCGTCCCGTTCGAGGTCGGCGAACACCCTGGTCAGCGACTGCGGCTGCTGACCTTCCGCGGCGGCGACCTCGCCCGGGGTGGACGGGCCCTCCCGGTACAGATGCCCAAGAACCATGATCTTGTTCACGCTCAGTGCGCCGGCCGCGCGCTCGGCCCGCAGCCGACGGGTCAGCCGGGCGACCCCACGCCGCACGTCGGCTGCGATCTCGATCTCATGGCTCCCGATTTCGCCTCGCACAGTCGTACGCTATCACTTAGGAATCATGTCGAGTCTGCCTGGGTGAGCGTCCGAGGGTGGGCTCATGAAGCTGGGGGCGAATCACGCTTGCGGCAGAGAAGCGCTGCCTGATGTTCTACGTCCTACGTAATATTTGGCGTCGAGTCGGGGGAACGGAAGGCCTCGACCCGGGGCTGGTGGAGCTGCGTTCGGCCGTACTGTCCATGGCTGCCGTGCTGGCCGGCCTCGGCTGCGCCACGGCGCTGCGCGGGGCAGCGGGGCTGCACGCGCAGGCAGTGGTCGCCACGGTCGCTCTGACCGTACTGCTCTGGCGCGGGGAGCGGTCAGCCGCATCCCGCCACCGCCCGGTCGCGCTGCTCGTCGTGCCGCTGTTCGCGATGGGCGCCGGTGAGGTCGGCCGGCTGATGAGCACCGCGCCGCCGGTGGGCGACGCACTGTACGTCCTGATGACCGGTGTGGCGGTGTGGGTTCGCCGCTTCGGCCCGCTGGCCGCCCGCTTCGGTGCTCTCGTCCTGCCGACATCGCTGCTGGTTCTCATCGTCGCCGTGCCGGCGGGTCCGGGGGTTGACCCGCTCGGCTGGTTCGCGGCGACGGCCTTCATCGCGATCGCCGTGACCCACCTGTGCCTGCTCTTCGGCGAGGGCACCGGGGTCCTTCCACGCCGCGCTCGCGTCGCGGCCCGGCCGGCGGCGGGCGTCCCGCCGCATCGGCGCCCGCGGGTGCATGAGCGTGCTCGGGCGTACGGGCGTGGCCGGGCCGGCCGGCCGCGCGGGTGGCGGCTGGCGCCGACGACCCGGATGGCCGTCCAGCTCACCCTCGCGCTGGCGGCTGCGTTCGCGCTGGGCCGGCTGGTGTATCCGCAGCACTGGCCGTGGGTGGTGATCAGCACCTACATCGTGTGCAGCGGCACCAGGGCCCGCGGGGACGTCCTGCACAAGGCAGTCGCGCGGGTCGTCGGTGGGGCGGCGGGCACGGTGCTGGTCGCAGCCTGCGCGGGCCTGCTGCCGGCCGGGGGCACCGGGGCGTTGGTGGCGCTGTTCGTCGTGCTGGGCATCGCGACCTGGCTGCGCCCGCTGCACTACGCGCTGTGGGCCGCGGGGGTGACGGCGATGCTGGCGCTGCTGTACGACTACCAGGGCACCGGCGGCCCCGAGGAACTGGTGGAACGGCTCGGCGGCATCCTGCTCGGCGCCGCGCTGGCGGGGGTGGTCTCGTGGTTCGTCCTGCCGCTGCGGACCAGGGACGTCGTGCGGGTGCGCACCGCCCGGTCGCTGGCCGCCCTCGCCGGTGTGGTCGCGGCGGGCCGCTCCGCGCCGGAGCTGGTGCCGGAGCTGCTCACCCGGCGGCGGGACAGCTTCGAACGCACCCTGCGTGACCTGCTCGACGTCGCACCGCCCGTGGAGGCGCACCGTGCCCTCGGCAGGCTCGCCGACCGCATCCCCGCCCAGGCCGTCCACGACCTGGTCACCTGGCCCACCGGCGTCGAGGCTGGCGCTGATGCGGGCAGGCACCAGGCCCACGCCGCGGACACGATCGACGCACTGGTGCGCTGCCAGGCTCCGGTGCGGGCGCTCACGGAGCTGGGGTGCGCCCACCCCCAGGCGCTCGCGGACCCGGCCGTCCGCCGGGGCCTGGAACAACTGGAGCAACACGTCGCGGCGGCCTGCCGCTGACCCATATGCCGCCGCTGACCTGCCGCCGATCCGCCGCCGGCCGGGCGCCACCGCTGGCGCCGGCGGACGCACCGCGGACAGGCCGGTGCGAAAGGATCGCCCCATGGGCACCGAGGGCGCGGCGGGGGCACCGGCGGCGAGGCGGCCGTGGCCGGGGCGGTCACGGCGTGCGGCGGGAGCCGGCGCCGGCTCCGACGCCGTGGTGATCGGGGCGGGCGTGAACGGCCTGGTCGCGGCCAATCTGCTGGCGGACGCCGGCTGGGACGTCGTGGTGTGCGAGGCCCAGGCGGAGCCGGGCGGGGCCTGCCGCTCGTCGCGGCTGACCGCGCCCGGCATCGGCAGCGACGCCGGCATCGGCAGCGGCGCCGGCCCGTCGCCGGGAACCGACCTGTCTTTCACCACCGACCTGTTCAGCGCCTTCCACCCGTTCGCCGCCGCTTCGCCGGTGCTGCGCGGCCTCGCGCTGGGCGAGCACGGCCTGCGCTGGCGGCATGCCCCGACGGTGCTGGCCCATCCGCTGCCGGACGGCCGGTGCGCGCAGCTGTCGACCGACCTCGAGGAGACCTGTGCCTCGCTCGCCGACTTCGCCCCCGCCGACGCCGACGCCTGGCAGGAGCAGGTCGCGCTGTGGCGACAGGTCCGCGCGCCGCTGCTGGACGCCCTGCTCGCCACCCCGTTCCCGCCGGTGCGGGCGGGCGCCCGGCTGCTGCGCGCGCTGGGCGCCGCGGACGCGCTTCGGTTCGCCCGGTTCGGGGTGCTCCCGGTCCGCCGGTTCGCCGCCGAGGAGTTCGCCGGCGACGGAGCGGGCCTGCTGCTCGCCGGCTGCGCCCTGCACACCGACCTCGCCCCCGAGGCCGCCGGCTCGGCGCTGATCGGGTGGCTGCTGGCGATGCTCGGCCAGGACGTCGGCTTCCCGGTACCCGAGGGTGGCGCCGGGAACCTGACCGCGGCGCTCGTGCGCCGGCTGCGTGCCCGCGGTGGCGAACTGCGCACGGGGACGCCGGTCGCCGCGGTGACGGTCCGGGCCGGCCGGGCCGACGGCGTGCGGCTCGCGGACGGATCGGCGCTGCCGGCCCGGCACGCGGTGATCGCGGACGTCGACGCGGTCTCCCTCTACCGCCGCCTGGTCGCACCCGAGCACCTGCCGCCCCGACTGCTCGCCGACCTGGACCGCTTCCACTGGGACTCCGCGACGTTCAAGGTCAACTGGGCGTTGGCGGGCCCGATCCCGTGGTCGGATCCGCGGGTGGCGCGCGCGGGCACCGTCCACCTCGGCGGCACGATGGACGATCTGACGGTGCTGGCATCGGAGCTGGCGCGGGACCTGGTGCCGGCCCAGCCCTTCGTCGTCCTGGGCCAGATGACCACCGCCGATCCGAGCCGGTCGCCGGCGGGGACCGAGAGCGCCTGGGCCTACTTCCACCTTCCGCAGCGCCCGCGCGGGCACGCCGGCACCGCGGGCGCGCGTCTCCGAGCCACCGCAGCGGTCACCGGTCGCCCGGACGGACACGGCCGTCCGGACGAGCACGACGTCGCGGTGCTGCTCGAGCGGCTGGAGCGTCGGATCGAGGCATACGCACCCGGTTTCACAGCGCTGGTCCTGGGCCGGGACGTGCAGTCCCCGGCGCGCCTGGAGTCGATGGACCGGGTGCTGCACGGCGGCGCGCTCGGCGGCGGCACCGCCGCCCTGCACCAGCAGCTGGTGTTCCGGCCGGTGCCGGGGCTCGGCCGGCCGGAGACCCCGGTGCCCGGGCTCTATCTGGCGTCGATGTCGGCGCATCCCGGGGGCGGGGTGCACGGCGGCCCCGGGGCGATGGCCGCGCGGGTGGCGCTGGGCGCCGCCGGACCGACCGGTGCCGCCCGCCGGCGGGCGCTGGCCGCCACCCACCGGATGCTCTACTCGACGCCGGCCAGGTCGTCGATGCCGGCCGGGCCGGCGGAGCCCGGCTGATGCTCGGCGCCCGGCGGGCCGGGAGCGCTCGGATGGTCGGGAGCGCTCGGATGGTCGGGGGTTTTCGAATGACGGTCGGAGAAGGAGTCCTTCAGCGCCTCGGAAACGGTGCGTGCGACCCGTCCGAAGGCGGCGTCGTACCGGAGTGTCTCCGTGCGCGGATAGTCGAACGGAATCTCGACTTCGGCCACCAGCCGCCCGGACCGGGCGGAGAGCACTCCGACGCGGCGGGCCAGCGCGACGGCCTCGACGACCGAATGGGTGACGAAAAGCCCCGCGAAACCCTCGCGCAGATGCAGCCGCACCAGCTCGTCGCCGAGACGCTGGCGGGTTATCTCGTCCAGCGCGCCGAACGGTTCGTCCAGCAGGAACAGCGCGGGCCGGGCTGTCAGCGCGCGGGCGAGGGAGACCCGCATGCGCATGCCGCCGGAAAGAGCCCGTGGGCGATGGTGTTCATAGCCGCTCAGACCGGTGAGCGCGAGCGCGTCCGCGACCAGGCCGGCCCGCTGCGCGCGCGGAACGCCGTCGAGCTCGGCGAACAGGCCGACATTGCCGGCGACGGTCCGCCAGGGCAGCAGCGTCGGATCCTGGAAGATGAGGGCGGGGGAGCCCGGCCCGGCGCTGACCGTGCCGGAGGTCGGCGGTGTCAGCCC
It encodes the following:
- a CDS encoding MarR family winged helix-turn-helix transcriptional regulator; the protein is MRGEIGSHEIEIAADVRRGVARLTRRLRAERAAGALSVNKIMVLGHLYREGPSTPGEVAAAEGQQPQSLTRVFADLERDGLLTRRRSEQDRRESVLEITPAGREEMERDMAERDAWLAATVAGLTEAEADLLGVAGRLLSRIASAPSPSPSAAGRDAALTPGTATQPS
- a CDS encoding FUSC family protein, translating into MFYVLRNIWRRVGGTEGLDPGLVELRSAVLSMAAVLAGLGCATALRGAAGLHAQAVVATVALTVLLWRGERSAASRHRPVALLVVPLFAMGAGEVGRLMSTAPPVGDALYVLMTGVAVWVRRFGPLAARFGALVLPTSLLVLIVAVPAGPGVDPLGWFAATAFIAIAVTHLCLLFGEGTGVLPRRARVAARPAAGVPPHRRPRVHERARAYGRGRAGRPRGWRLAPTTRMAVQLTLALAAAFALGRLVYPQHWPWVVISTYIVCSGTRARGDVLHKAVARVVGGAAGTVLVAACAGLLPAGGTGALVALFVVLGIATWLRPLHYALWAAGVTAMLALLYDYQGTGGPEELVERLGGILLGAALAGVVSWFVLPLRTRDVVRVRTARSLAALAGVVAAGRSAPELVPELLTRRRDSFERTLRDLLDVAPPVEAHRALGRLADRIPAQAVHDLVTWPTGVEAGADAGRHQAHAADTIDALVRCQAPVRALTELGCAHPQALADPAVRRGLEQLEQHVAAACR
- a CDS encoding phytoene desaturase family protein, which codes for MGTEGAAGAPAARRPWPGRSRRAAGAGAGSDAVVIGAGVNGLVAANLLADAGWDVVVCEAQAEPGGACRSSRLTAPGIGSDAGIGSGAGPSPGTDLSFTTDLFSAFHPFAAASPVLRGLALGEHGLRWRHAPTVLAHPLPDGRCAQLSTDLEETCASLADFAPADADAWQEQVALWRQVRAPLLDALLATPFPPVRAGARLLRALGAADALRFARFGVLPVRRFAAEEFAGDGAGLLLAGCALHTDLAPEAAGSALIGWLLAMLGQDVGFPVPEGGAGNLTAALVRRLRARGGELRTGTPVAAVTVRAGRADGVRLADGSALPARHAVIADVDAVSLYRRLVAPEHLPPRLLADLDRFHWDSATFKVNWALAGPIPWSDPRVARAGTVHLGGTMDDLTVLASELARDLVPAQPFVVLGQMTTADPSRSPAGTESAWAYFHLPQRPRGHAGTAGARLRATAAVTGRPDGHGRPDEHDVAVLLERLERRIEAYAPGFTALVLGRDVQSPARLESMDRVLHGGALGGGTAALHQQLVFRPVPGLGRPETPVPGLYLASMSAHPGGGVHGGPGAMAARVALGAAGPTGAARRRALAATHRMLYSTPARSSMPAGPAEPG
- a CDS encoding ABC transporter ATP-binding protein translates to MTFPDGSEVLRDLSLTVGDHDIVALVGASGSGKSTLLRIAAGLTPPTSGTVSAGPGSPALIFQDPTLLPWRTVAGNVGLFAELDGVPRAQRAGLVADALALTGLSGYEHHRPRALSGGMRMRVSLARALTARPALFLLDEPFGALDEITRQRLGDELVRLHLREGFAGLFVTHSVVEAVALARRVGVLSARSGRLVAEVEIPFDYPRTETLRYDAAFGRVARTVSEALKDSFSDRHSKTPDHPSAPDHPSAPGPPGAEHQPGSAGPAGIDDLAGVE